The following proteins are encoded in a genomic region of Gimesia algae:
- a CDS encoding transposase — MNKRRKRHNPEQIVRKLRDADAMLNAGKDLASVLQTLEVSESTYLRWRNQYGGMKSEEAKRLKQLEDENKRLKELVADLSLDNKMLKYISEGNW, encoded by the coding sequence ATGAACAAGCGAAGAAAACGTCACAACCCCGAGCAGATTGTCCGCAAGTTGCGTGATGCGGATGCGATGCTGAATGCCGGTAAAGACCTGGCATCCGTGCTGCAGACCCTGGAGGTCAGTGAATCGACTTACTTGCGCTGGCGGAATCAGTACGGCGGCATGAAATCGGAAGAAGCCAAGCGTCTCAAACAACTGGAAGACGAGAACAAGCGACTGAAAGAACTGGTCGCCGATCTGTCTCTGGATAACAAAATGCTGAAATATATCTCGGAGGGAAACTGGTAA
- a CDS encoding DDE-type integrase/transposase/recombinase: MYELVRSRPRFGYRRIARLLQREGWQASFTRVYRLWRREGLKVPQKKRKRRRLGDSRNGCHLLRPEQKDHVWCWDFVFDRTTSGSSLKWFSIVDEFTRECLSLKVDRSIRSEDVIDTLAELFSSRGVPDAIWCDHGTDRNVI; this comes from the coding sequence ATGTATGAGCTGGTACGGTCACGGCCTCGATTCGGCTATCGCCGCATTGCCAGGCTGCTACAACGGGAAGGCTGGCAGGCCAGTTTTACCCGCGTGTATCGTTTGTGGCGTCGGGAAGGGCTGAAAGTACCTCAAAAGAAGAGAAAACGGCGCAGGCTTGGTGATTCCCGGAATGGTTGTCACCTGCTGCGGCCAGAACAGAAAGATCATGTCTGGTGCTGGGACTTTGTGTTTGACCGGACCACATCGGGCAGTTCCCTGAAATGGTTTTCCATTGTTGATGAATTCACCCGGGAATGTTTATCATTGAAGGTTGATCGAAGTATTCGGAGCGAAGATGTGATCGATACACTGGCCGAACTGTTTTCTTCCAGGGGAGTGCCAGACGCCATCTGGTGTGACCACGGCACCGACCGAAACGTCATTTGA